A genomic window from Chrysoperla carnea chromosome 3, inChrCarn1.1, whole genome shotgun sequence includes:
- the LOC123295389 gene encoding uncharacterized protein LOC123295389 isoform X2 has product MSDLRQLSDMMSGDSSTLPLPGGELKVDVNSYTPNSSLFANNKHVYNEDTAAVLVDMKLNKDLAIQTDPTTLPNNQLDNNVDEQTDTNEGVGDEMKTIPLVDDSPTEEVDAIYKRNSVQKINEDDGQEKEECVVKCLYYAIQCCECTIQ; this is encoded by the coding sequence tgacaTGATGTCTGGAGATTCATCAACATTACCACTTCCAGGTGGTGAGCTAAAAGTAGACGTCAACTCCTACACACCAAATTCATCATTATTTGCAAATAACAAACATGTATATAACGAAGACACAGCAGCTGTTTTAGTtgatatgaaattaaataaagatttggCAATTCAAACGGATCCTACTACATTACCGAATAATCAATTAGACAACAATGTTGATGAACAAACAGACACAAACGAAGGTGTAGGTGACGAAATGAAAACTATACCATTAGTGGATGATTCCCCAACAGAAGAAGTGGATGCTATATATAAACGTAATAGCGTACAGAAAATCAACGAAGATGACGGTCAAGAGAAAGAAGAATGTGTTGTTAAATGTTTGTATTATGCAATACAATGTTGTGAGTGTACGATACAATAA